A window from Nomascus leucogenys isolate Asia chromosome 24, Asia_NLE_v1, whole genome shotgun sequence encodes these proteins:
- the PLCH2 gene encoding 1-phosphatidylinositol 4,5-bisphosphate phosphodiesterase eta-2 isoform X1: MEEPGPPGGLSQDQVERCMGAMQEGMQMVKLRGGSKGLVRFYYLDEHRSCIRWRPSRKNEKAKISIDSIQEVSEGRQSEVFQRYPDGSFDPNCCFSIYHGSHRESLDLVSTSSEVARTWVTGLRYLMAGISDEDSLARRQRTRDQWLKQTFDEADKNGDGSLSIGEVLQLLHKLNVNLPRQRVKQMFREADTDDHQGTLGFEEFCAFYKMMSTRRDLYLLMLTYSNHKDHLDAASLQHFLQAEQKMTGVTLESCQDIIEQFEPCPENKSKGLLGIDGFTNYTRSPAGDIFNPEHHHVHQDMTQPLSHYFITSSHNTYLVGDQLMSQSRVDMYAWVLQAGCRCVEVDCWDGPDGEPIVHHGYTLTSKILFKDVIETINKYAFIKNEYPVILSIENHCSVIQQKKMAQYLTDILGDKLDLSSVSSEDATTLPSPQMLKGKILVKGKKLPANISEDAEEGEVSDEDSADEIDDDCKLLNGDASTNRKRVENIAKRKLDSLIKESKIRDCEDPNDFSVSTLSPSGKLGRKSKAEEDVESGEDAGASRRDGRLVVGSFSRRKKKGSKLKKAASVEEGDEGQDSPGGQSRGATRQKKTMKLSRALSDLVKYTKSVATHDIEMEAASSWQVSSFSETKAHQILQQKPAQYLRFNQHQLSRIYPSSYRVDSSNYNPQPFWNAGCQMVALNYQSEGRMLQLNRAKFSANGGCGYVLKPGCMCQGVFNPNSEDPLPGQLKKQLVLRIISGQQLPKPRDSMLGDRGEIIDPFVEVEIIGLPVDCSREQTRVVDDNGFNPTWEETLVFTVHMPEIALVRFLVWDHDPIGRDFIGQRTLAFSSMMPGYRHVYLEGMEEASIFVHVAVSDISGKVKQALGLKGLFLRGPKPGSLDSHAAGRPPARPSVSQRLLRRTASAPTKSQKPGRKGFPELVLGTQDTGSKGVADDVVPPRPGPAPGAPAQEGPGSGSPRGKAPAAVTEKSPVRVRPPRVLDGPGPAGMAATCMKCVVGSCTGVNTEGLRRERPPSPGPASRQAAIRQQPQARADSLGAPCCGLDPQAIPGRNREAPKGPGTWRQGPVGSGSMSSDSSSPDSPGIPERSPRWPEGACRQPGALQGEMSALFAQKLEEIRSKSPMFSAVRN; this comes from the exons TGGAGCGGTGCATGGGTGCCATGCAAGAGGGGATGCAGATGGTGAAGCTACGTGGCGGCTCCAAGGGCCTGGTCCGCTTCTACTACCTGGACGAGCACCGCTCCTGCATCCGCTGGAGGCCCTCACGCAAGAACGAGAAGGCCAAGA tcTCCATCGACTCCATCCAGGAGGTGAGTGAGGGGCGGCAGTCGGAGGTCTTCCAGCGCTACCCTGACGGCAGCTTCGACCCCAACTGCTGCTTCAGCATCTACCATGGCAGCCACCGTGAGTCGCTGGACCTGGTCTCCACCAGCAGCGAGGTGGCGCGCACCTGGGTCACTGGCCTGCGCTACCTCATGGCCGGCATCAGCGACGAGGACAGCCTGGCTCGCCGCCAGCGCACCAGGGACCA GTGGCTGAAGCAGACGTTTGACGAGGCCGACAAGAATGGGGATGGCAGCCTGAGCATCGGCGAGGTCCTGCAGCTGCTGCACAAGCTCAACGTGAACCTGCCCCGGCAGAGGGTGAAGCAGATGTTCAGG GAAGCGGACACGGATGACCACCAAGGGACGCTGGGTTTTGAAGAGTTCTGTGCCTTCTACAAGATGATGTCCACCCGCCGGGACCTCTACCTGCTCATGCTGACCTACAGCAACCACAAGGACCACCTGGATGCCGCCAGCTTGCAGCACTTCCTGCAGGCGGAGCAGAAG ATGACGGGTGTGACTCTCGAGAGCTGCCAGGACATCATCGAGCAGTTTGAGCCATGCCCAGAAAACAAGAGTAAGGGGCTGCTGGGCATCGATG GCTTCACCAACTACACCAGGAGCCCTGCTGGTGACATCTTCAACCCTGAGCACCACCATGTGCACCAGGACATGACGCAGCCGCTGAGCCACTACTTCATCACCTCGTCCCACAACACCTACCTCGTGGGTGACCAGCTCATGTCCCAGTCACGGGTGGACATGTACGCTTGGGTCCTGCAGGCTGGCTGCCGCTGCGTGGAGG TGGACTGCTGGGATGGGCCCGACGGGGAGCCCATTGTGCACCATGGCTACACTCTGACCTCCAAGATCCTCTTCAAAGACGTCATTGAAACCATCAACAAATACGCCTTCATCAAGAATGA GTACCCAGTGATCCTGTCCATCGAGAACCACTGCAGTGTcatccagcagaagaaaatggCCCAGTATCTGACTGACATCCTTGGGGACAAGCTGGACCTGTCATCAGTGAGCAGTGAAGATGCCACCACACTCCCCTCTCCACAGATGCTCAAGGGCAAGATCCTCGTGAAG GGGAAGAAGCTCCCAGCCAACATCAGCGAGGATGCGGAGGAAGGCGAGGTGTCTGATGAGGACAGCGCTGATGAGATTGATGATGACTGCAAGCTCCTCAATGGAGAC GCATCCACCAATCGAAAGCGTGTAGAGAACATTGCTAAGAGGAAACTGGATTCCCTCATCAAGGAGTCGAAGATTCGGGACTGTGAGGACCCCAACGACTTCTCCGTCTCCACACTGTCCCCATCTGGAAAGCTCGGACGCAAG AGCAAAGCTGAAGAGGACGTGGAGTCTGGGGAGGATGCCGGGGCCAGCAGACGCGACGGCCGCCTCGTTGTGGGAAGCTTCTCCAGGCGCAAG AAGAAGGGCAGCAAGCTGAAGAAGGCGGCCAGCGTGGAGGAGGGAGATGAGGGTCAGGACTCCCCGGGAGGCCAGAGCCGAGG GGCAACCCGGCAGAAGAAGACCATGAAGCTGTCCCGGGCCCTCTCTGACCTGGTGAAGTACACCAAGTCCGTGGCCACCCATGACATAGAGATGGAGG CGGCGTCCAGCTGGCAGGTGTCATCCTTCAGCGAGACCAAGGCCCACCAGATTCTGCAGCAGAAGCCGGCGCAGTACCTGCGCTTCAACCAGCACCAGCTCTCCCGCATCTACCCCTCCTCCTACCGCGTGGACTCCAGCAACTACAACCCGCAGCCCTTCTGGAACGCCGGCTGCCAAATGG TTGCCCTGAACTACCAGTCAGAGGGCCGGATGCTACAGCTGAACCGAGCCAAGTTTAGTGCCAACGGTGGCTGCGGCTacgtactcaagcctgggtgcaTGTGCCAGG GCGTGTTCAACCCCAACTCGGAGGACCCCCTGCCCGGGCAGCTCAAGAAGCAGCTGGTGCTCCGGATCATCAGTGGCCAGCAGCTTCCCAAGCCGCGCGACTCCATGCTGGGGGACCGCGGGGAG ATCATCGACCCCTTTGTGGAGGTGGAGATCATCGGGCTTCCTGTGGACTGCAGCAGGGAGCAGACCCGCGTGGTGGACGACAATG GATTCAACCCCACCTGGGAGGAGACCCTGGTGTTCACGGTGCACATGCCGGAGATCGCGCTGGTCCGCTTCCTCGTCTGGGACCACGATCCCATTGGGCGTGACTTCATTGGCCAGAGGACGCTGGCCTTCAGCAGCATGATGCCAG GCTACAGGCACGTGTACCTGGAGGGGATGGAAGAGGCCTCCATCTTCGTGCACGTGGCTGTCAGTGACATCAGCGGTAAG GTCAAGCAGGCTCTGGGCCTAAAAGGCCTCTTCCTCCGAGGCCCAAAGCCCGGTTCGCTGGACAGTCATGCTGCTGGGCGGCCCCCGGCCCGGCCCTCCGTTAGCCAGCGGCTCCTGCGGCGCACAGCCAGCGCCCCGACCAAGAGCCAGAAGCCGGGCCGCAAGGGCTTCCCGGAGCTGGTCCTGGGCACACAGGACACAGGCTCCAAGGGGGTGGCAGACGACGTGGTGCCCCCCAGGCCCGGACCTGCTCCGGGAGCCCCAGCCCAGGAGGGGCCTGGCAGCGGCAGCCCCCGAGGTAAGGCACCAGCTGCGGTGACAGAGAAGAGCCCTGTGCGAGTGCGGCCCCCGCGTGTCCTAGATGGCCCCGGGCCTGCTGGGATGGCTGCCACGTGCATGAAGTGTGTGGTGGGATCCTGCACCGGCGTGAACACCGAGGGCCTGCGGAGGGAGCGGCCACCCAGCCCGGGGCCTGCGAGCAGGCAGGCAGCCATTCGCCAGCAGCCCCAGGCCCGGGCTGACTCGCTGGGGGCCCCCTGCTGTGGCCTGGACCCTCAAGCTATCCCAGGGAGAAACAGAGAGGCCCCCAAGGGTCCCGGGACCTGGAGGCAGGGTCCAGTCGGTAGCGGCTCCATGTCCTCGGACTCCAGCAGCCCAGACAGCCCGGGCATCCCCGAAAGGTCCCCCCGCTGGCCTGAGGGCGCCTGCAGGCAACCGGGGGCCCTGCAGGGAGAGATGAGTGCCTTGTTTGCTCAAAAGCTGGAGGAGATCAGGAGTAAATCCCCCATGTTCTCCGCCG TTAGGAACTGA
- the PLCH2 gene encoding 1-phosphatidylinositol 4,5-bisphosphate phosphodiesterase eta-2 isoform X2 — MEEPGPPGGLSQDQVERCMGAMQEGMQMVKLRGGSKGLVRFYYLDEHRSCIRWRPSRKNEKAKISIDSIQEVSEGRQSEVFQRYPDGSFDPNCCFSIYHGSHRESLDLVSTSSEVARTWVTGLRYLMAGISDEDSLARRQRTRDQWLKQTFDEADKNGDGSLSIGEVLQLLHKLNVNLPRQRVKQMFREADTDDHQGTLGFEEFCAFYKMMSTRRDLYLLMLTYSNHKDHLDAASLQHFLQAEQKMTGVTLESCQDIIEQFEPCPENKSKGLLGIDGFTNYTRSPAGDIFNPEHHHVHQDMTQPLSHYFITSSHNTYLVGDQLMSQSRVDMYAWVLQAGCRCVEVDCWDGPDGEPIVHHGYTLTSKILFKDVIETINKYAFIKNEYPVILSIENHCSVIQQKKMAQYLTDILGDKLDLSSVSSEDATTLPSPQMLKGKILVKGKKLPANISEDAEEGEVSDEDSADEIDDDCKLLNGDASTNRKRVENIAKRKLDSLIKESKIRDCEDPNDFSVSTLSPSGKLGRKSKAEEDVESGEDAGASRRDGRLVVGSFSRRKKKGSKLKKAASVEEGDEGQDSPGGQSRGATRQKKTMKLSRALSDLVKYTKSVATHDIEMEAASSWQVSSFSETKAHQILQQKPAQYLRFNQHQLSRIYPSSYRVDSSNYNPQPFWNAGCQMVALNYQSEGRMLQLNRAKFSANGGCGYVLKPGCMCQGVFNPNSEDPLPGQLKKQLVLRIISGQQLPKPRDSMLGDRGEIIDPFVEVEIIGLPVDCSREQTRVVDDNGFNPTWEETLVFTVHMPEIALVRFLVWDHDPIGRDFIGQRTLAFSSMMPGYRHVYLEGMEEASIFVHVAVSDISGKVKQALGLKGLFLRGPKPGSLDSHAAGRPPARPSVSQRLLRRTASAPTKSQKPGRKGFPELVLGTQDTGSKGVADDVVPPRPGPAPGAPAQEGPGSGSPRDTRPLSTQRPLPPPCSLETIAEEPAPGPGPLPPAAVPTSSSQGQPPYPTGPAANVASPPQDTEESPEDTEEPRDRGPRPCDDKGPGRAYEGAPGSQTDGRSQPRTPGHLPVIRRVKSEGQVPTEPLGGWRPLAGPFPAPAVYSDATGSDRLWQRLEPCGHRDSVSSSSSMSSSDTVIDLSLPSLGLGRSRESLAGAHMGRLPPRPHSASAARPDLPPVTKSKSNPNLRATGQRPPMPDEPRPRPLAPRVPGLPFRPPRGCLSLVGLQDCPVTAKSKSLGDLTADDFAPSFEGGSRSLSHNLGLPGGTRRVSGPGVRQDSLTEQLRWLTVFQQAGDITSPTSLGPAGEGVAGGPGFLRRSSSRSQSRVRAIASRARQAQERQQRLQGLGRQGPPEEERGTPEGACSVGHEGSVDAPAPSKGAPGPASAAAENLVLLRL, encoded by the exons TGGAGCGGTGCATGGGTGCCATGCAAGAGGGGATGCAGATGGTGAAGCTACGTGGCGGCTCCAAGGGCCTGGTCCGCTTCTACTACCTGGACGAGCACCGCTCCTGCATCCGCTGGAGGCCCTCACGCAAGAACGAGAAGGCCAAGA tcTCCATCGACTCCATCCAGGAGGTGAGTGAGGGGCGGCAGTCGGAGGTCTTCCAGCGCTACCCTGACGGCAGCTTCGACCCCAACTGCTGCTTCAGCATCTACCATGGCAGCCACCGTGAGTCGCTGGACCTGGTCTCCACCAGCAGCGAGGTGGCGCGCACCTGGGTCACTGGCCTGCGCTACCTCATGGCCGGCATCAGCGACGAGGACAGCCTGGCTCGCCGCCAGCGCACCAGGGACCA GTGGCTGAAGCAGACGTTTGACGAGGCCGACAAGAATGGGGATGGCAGCCTGAGCATCGGCGAGGTCCTGCAGCTGCTGCACAAGCTCAACGTGAACCTGCCCCGGCAGAGGGTGAAGCAGATGTTCAGG GAAGCGGACACGGATGACCACCAAGGGACGCTGGGTTTTGAAGAGTTCTGTGCCTTCTACAAGATGATGTCCACCCGCCGGGACCTCTACCTGCTCATGCTGACCTACAGCAACCACAAGGACCACCTGGATGCCGCCAGCTTGCAGCACTTCCTGCAGGCGGAGCAGAAG ATGACGGGTGTGACTCTCGAGAGCTGCCAGGACATCATCGAGCAGTTTGAGCCATGCCCAGAAAACAAGAGTAAGGGGCTGCTGGGCATCGATG GCTTCACCAACTACACCAGGAGCCCTGCTGGTGACATCTTCAACCCTGAGCACCACCATGTGCACCAGGACATGACGCAGCCGCTGAGCCACTACTTCATCACCTCGTCCCACAACACCTACCTCGTGGGTGACCAGCTCATGTCCCAGTCACGGGTGGACATGTACGCTTGGGTCCTGCAGGCTGGCTGCCGCTGCGTGGAGG TGGACTGCTGGGATGGGCCCGACGGGGAGCCCATTGTGCACCATGGCTACACTCTGACCTCCAAGATCCTCTTCAAAGACGTCATTGAAACCATCAACAAATACGCCTTCATCAAGAATGA GTACCCAGTGATCCTGTCCATCGAGAACCACTGCAGTGTcatccagcagaagaaaatggCCCAGTATCTGACTGACATCCTTGGGGACAAGCTGGACCTGTCATCAGTGAGCAGTGAAGATGCCACCACACTCCCCTCTCCACAGATGCTCAAGGGCAAGATCCTCGTGAAG GGGAAGAAGCTCCCAGCCAACATCAGCGAGGATGCGGAGGAAGGCGAGGTGTCTGATGAGGACAGCGCTGATGAGATTGATGATGACTGCAAGCTCCTCAATGGAGAC GCATCCACCAATCGAAAGCGTGTAGAGAACATTGCTAAGAGGAAACTGGATTCCCTCATCAAGGAGTCGAAGATTCGGGACTGTGAGGACCCCAACGACTTCTCCGTCTCCACACTGTCCCCATCTGGAAAGCTCGGACGCAAG AGCAAAGCTGAAGAGGACGTGGAGTCTGGGGAGGATGCCGGGGCCAGCAGACGCGACGGCCGCCTCGTTGTGGGAAGCTTCTCCAGGCGCAAG AAGAAGGGCAGCAAGCTGAAGAAGGCGGCCAGCGTGGAGGAGGGAGATGAGGGTCAGGACTCCCCGGGAGGCCAGAGCCGAGG GGCAACCCGGCAGAAGAAGACCATGAAGCTGTCCCGGGCCCTCTCTGACCTGGTGAAGTACACCAAGTCCGTGGCCACCCATGACATAGAGATGGAGG CGGCGTCCAGCTGGCAGGTGTCATCCTTCAGCGAGACCAAGGCCCACCAGATTCTGCAGCAGAAGCCGGCGCAGTACCTGCGCTTCAACCAGCACCAGCTCTCCCGCATCTACCCCTCCTCCTACCGCGTGGACTCCAGCAACTACAACCCGCAGCCCTTCTGGAACGCCGGCTGCCAAATGG TTGCCCTGAACTACCAGTCAGAGGGCCGGATGCTACAGCTGAACCGAGCCAAGTTTAGTGCCAACGGTGGCTGCGGCTacgtactcaagcctgggtgcaTGTGCCAGG GCGTGTTCAACCCCAACTCGGAGGACCCCCTGCCCGGGCAGCTCAAGAAGCAGCTGGTGCTCCGGATCATCAGTGGCCAGCAGCTTCCCAAGCCGCGCGACTCCATGCTGGGGGACCGCGGGGAG ATCATCGACCCCTTTGTGGAGGTGGAGATCATCGGGCTTCCTGTGGACTGCAGCAGGGAGCAGACCCGCGTGGTGGACGACAATG GATTCAACCCCACCTGGGAGGAGACCCTGGTGTTCACGGTGCACATGCCGGAGATCGCGCTGGTCCGCTTCCTCGTCTGGGACCACGATCCCATTGGGCGTGACTTCATTGGCCAGAGGACGCTGGCCTTCAGCAGCATGATGCCAG GCTACAGGCACGTGTACCTGGAGGGGATGGAAGAGGCCTCCATCTTCGTGCACGTGGCTGTCAGTGACATCAGCGGTAAG GTCAAGCAGGCTCTGGGCCTAAAAGGCCTCTTCCTCCGAGGCCCAAAGCCCGGTTCGCTGGACAGTCATGCTGCTGGGCGGCCCCCGGCCCGGCCCTCCGTTAGCCAGCGGCTCCTGCGGCGCACAGCCAGCGCCCCGACCAAGAGCCAGAAGCCGGGCCGCAAGGGCTTCCCGGAGCTGGTCCTGGGCACACAGGACACAGGCTCCAAGGGGGTGGCAGACGACGTGGTGCCCCCCAGGCCCGGACCTGCTCCGGGAGCCCCAGCCCAGGAGGGGCCTGGCAGCGGCAGCCCCCGAG acACCCGCCCCCTCTCCACGCAGCGGCCGCTCCCCCCACCGTGCAGCCTGGAAACCATTGCTGAGGAGCCCGCCCCAGGCCCTGGCCCCCTGCCACCAGCGGCTGTCCCCACCAGCTCTTCTCAGGGACAGCCCCCGTACCCCACAGGACCCGCGGCTAATGTGGCAAGCCCCCCACAGGACACTGAGGAGTCCCCAGAGGACACGGAGGAGCCCCGAGACCGCGGGCCTCGGCCATGCGACGACAAGGGCCCTGGCAGGGCGTACGAGGGGGCCCCTGGCAGCCAGACAGACGGCAGGAGCCAGCCCCGGACCCCGGGCCACCTGCCTGTGATTAGAAGGGTGAAGAGTGAGGGGCAGGTGCCCACGGAGCCCCTGGGAGGATGGCGGCCCCTGGCCGGTCCCTTCCCGGCCCCTGCTGTGTACTCTGACGCCACAGGCAGTGACCGGCTATGGCAGCGGCTGGAGCCATGTGGCCACCGAGACAGcgtttcctcctcctccagcatgTCATCCAGTGACACTGTCATTGACCTCTCCCtgcccagcctgggcctgggccgcAGCCGTGAGAGCCTCGCTGGAGCCCACATGGGACGCCTGCCCCCCAGGCCCCACTCAGCTTCAGCTGCCCGCCCAGACCTGCCACCTGTGACCAAGAGCAAATCCAACCCCAACCTGCGGGCTACGGGCCAGCGGCCTCCCATGCCTGACGAACCGCGGCCCAGGCCCCTGGCCCCACGGGTGCCTGGCCTCCCCTTCCGGCCTCCCCGGGGCTGCCTTTCCCTGGTGGGCCTGCAGGACTGCCCCGTGACTGCCAAGTCCAAGAGCCTGGGGGACCTCACTGCTGATGACTTTGCCCCTAGCTTTGAGGGCGGCTCCCGCAGCCTGAGCCACAACCTGGGCCTCCCGGGAGGGACACGGCGGGTGTCGGGGCCAGGGGTGAGACAGGACTCCCTGACAGAGCAGCTGCGCTGGCTCACAGTCTTCCAGCAGGCAGGAGACATCACGTCACCCACCAGCCTGGGCCCGGCTGGGGAGGGGGTAGCAGGCGGCCCTGGTTTTCTGCGGCGCTCCTCCTCCCGCAGCCAGAGCCGCGTGCGTGCCATTGCCAGCCGGGCCCGCCAGGCCCAGGAGCGGCAGCAGAGACTGCAGGGCCTGGGCCGGCAGGGACCCCCAGAAGAGGAGCGGGGCACCCCCGAGGGCGCCTGCTCCGTGGGCCACGAGGGCAGTGTGGATGCGCCAGCACCCTCCAAGGGAGCCCCTGGGCCAGCATCCGCGGCCGCTGAAAACCTGGTCCTGCTCCGCCTCTGA